The proteins below come from a single Oncorhynchus keta strain PuntledgeMale-10-30-2019 chromosome 32, Oket_V2, whole genome shotgun sequence genomic window:
- the LOC118372568 gene encoding LOW QUALITY PROTEIN: histone-lysine N-methyltransferase SETD1A (The sequence of the model RefSeq protein was modified relative to this genomic sequence to represent the inferred CDS: deleted 2 bases in 1 codon; substituted 2 bases at 2 genomic stop codons) encodes MDPDSEPDTQRALSLQWKSYKLVQDPATRRVNNKIYRYDGVHFSVPDSGFPPVGDLRDPRPRRIWSRHTEMALPVPKFKLDEFYVGPIPLKEVTFARLNDNIKEPFLAEMCAKFGEVEEMEILFHPKTRKHLGLARVLFTSTRGAKDTVKQLHNTSVMGNIIHAQLDIKGQQRQKYYDLIVSGSYTPQTVPTGGKALTERFQPPAPTQPDTSSDIRRRLSSEIAGLAAGLAAGVPALTPGSTTPCSVDTGFSEQRLDTTPSSMGGPYTPGSSASSQGGGTPYTPRSVSQDSGYAVARQVGYSAGPLTSGYPPQDMLPSSSCSSSTVSSSVGAYKAPRYSEDPHAPPQDLYQRCRPTYPPTGPFRPNEPPLYPTYPNAGGAGQHMAHHPAMPPPPLAPQYEQPPLADRDRERDRDSGGRHSAGGIGSRRSSYQEANSSSKYSHHSHHSERERGYRRDSLGSREHGRHRNHHSHNHSSSSSSSSSSRRRSSHDRDSRERDRDSDYSNSSDPRFNSNSHRSSSNSLSPPPSAYPSYSSSKDQPPPHNPSVSSRLEPSSVYRAQPSGAGSGERGLCLTRTPDPTTPLCRPLHHLPSPLPLXXAAVAETLSALDFGQESPVREETWTKPKRRPTTPPPPSQHPSTPPSSPPHSSIASSSTSPSSTSLPHHLPSSTSLSPPHQRDSSSPEPDSTNESLPFVYHSSSLDSRIEMLLKEQKAKFSFLPSDEDEGEDRKEERQREKVAAAGEGGAAGEGRSNKQREQDGEKDRRRRQGGDGGGHQRRKGERDRDGRRGRKQRTGGEGRKSPTVVAQATPSSTFSPRVPTTDDHTSLHGTAPLREETAQPEPIDPRTRQGAQTPPYNGKSRSSPHSSGEDMEISDEDEEHTITAVTTHHATPSSVSSPSSSQAPLPSQTDPSASPSDPTQHFGTSMPVPPIPSYPPHLPPPGFSLQPPPPPCIPPPLGHMELHPEYPPHMPPHMYDYASSMELMNQYSGGAPMSFQMQTQMLSRLHQLRMSSSNGTAAPGDAPPSDYYHSMPPPPHPHHPYMDQEGGGYEQDQHYMPPHMPYAYPGPSQMPHHHAIPPPHTGWAPHVLPEHYAYHTPPPYGTMPPVGGEAQYGADGDPQMPLLTENPHEATVQLVLATLIQEMKSIMQRDLNRKMVENIAFGTFDEWWERKETKAKPFQTMVRGVAAVRDEDKKEENKASSKPREPLMSLVDWAKSGGMEGFSLRGALRLPSFKVKRKEPLELAEVGEMKRPKTPAEDDDEDSYHDKGLEGGMADGEGHRAERDSRRRKKKTRSRKPWDLDSEGEETSDGSSSDKEDEEEGSDKGSEDEALSADSDDESLSSSTESSSSSTSSSSSSSEDEDEEEGEQAGSGLDTMDESTMDSTALDTEKGDDREKSAAAVPKAPLSAEIKAEIAASKKDSSTLSSNARPPAPRPSSPIVIVPPLKKRRKTVSFSTGESDYKPHLPTVPLSPPPSTASPLLSHMKSHLPDSIFIASIPGTTPSKTLSLLPFASKPGEGNALSPSPVLTVPSPVCPEDSKKSPVPLVFPPITPTKSPNKRGATPKSPAPVWVCRTVQNLPLDHASMVKVAFEEAPPPVIKARGRGRPRTVSLSTPTPPPSFHTLREEEEGLQRLRLSEQLGASSLLQLGSAPTADLSVLADVALKLAPDAGDSEETETSDEAEEQKMEEEMLLSPKALTLVMDPHGLSALQEHNYSKAPFHLIPAQKRSVSKQESGVLLPADFNHHAISGVLEAPEEVIGEPLPSRDRHQAEYLSGMGLLCEDGDMAKASVLTSLTPSAKRKGMAVRGSELEEMGKEKNKKRRRKDKENLELQQTKKQKEHQTKKQKRKLEEVDLEEDVDVEQLEPGELSNTEDEEEWDDVRKSERLFLQEAGLTSSQRWPKPIPAPEPVTFDQRSEFEQMTILYDIWNSGLDMEDMTLLKTTYEKLLQDDHSTDWLNDTHWVHHTVTNIPNPRRKKKSADGQLREHVTGCARSEGYYAISRKEKDVYLDLELPEQALLEAADYDASGSNRLLSERRSEQRRLLSAIGIPAVMDSDLLKLNQLKFRKKKLRFGRSRIHEWGLFTMEPIAADEMVIEYVGQNIRQMVADNREKRYAQQGIGSSYLFRVDHDTIIDATKLGNLARFINHCCTPNCYAKVITIESQKKIVIYSKQAIGMNEEITYDYKFPLEENKIPCLCGTENCRGTLN; translated from the exons TCGTCAGATATCAGGCGGAGACTGTCCTCTGAGATAGCTGGCCTGGCTGCGGGCTTGGCTGCAGGGGTACCGGCTCTCACCCCTGGGAGCACTACCCCCTGCTCTGTGGACACAGGCTTCAGTGAGCAACGTCTAGACACGACCCCCTCCTCCATGGGGGGGCCCTACACCCCAGGCTCCTCCGCTTCCTCACAGGGAGGAGGAACGCCCTACACCCCTCGCTCTGTCTCACAGGACTCGGGCTACGCTGTTGCCAG ACAAGTTGGATACAGTGCGGGCCCGTTGACCAGTGGCTACCCTCCCCAGGACATGCTTccatcctcctcctgctcctcctctaccGTCTCCTCCTCAGTCGGGGCATACAAAGCTCCCCGGTACTCGGAGGACCCCCATGCACCTCCTCAAGACCTCTACCAAAGGTGTCGCCCCACATACCCCCCTACCGGCCCTTTTCGTCCTAACGAGCCCCCGCTCTACCCCACATACCCAAATGCTGGAGGGGCTGGACAGCACATGGCACACCACCCTGCAATGCCTCCCCCACCTCTTGCACCCCAGTACGAGCAGCCCCCTCTGGCAGACCGGGACAGAGAGCGGGACAGGGACTCAGGAGGGCGGCACAGTGCCGGTGGGATTGGCTCTAGAAGGTCATCTTACCAGGAGGCCAACTCTTCCTCCAAGTATTCCCACCACTCGCATCactcagagagggagaggggctacAGACGGGACAGCCTGGGCTCCAGAGAACACGGCAGACACCGTAACCACCACTCACACAatcacagcagcagcagtagtagtagtagtagcagccggCGACGGAGCAGCCACGACCGAGAcagcagggagagggacagagacagtgactacTCAAACAGCTCTGACCCCAGATTCAACTCCAACTCCCACCGCTCCTCCTCCAACAGTCTGTCCCCGCCTCCATCTGCCTacccctcctactcctcctccaaaGACCAACCCCCTCCCCacaacccctctgtctcctcccgcCTAGAGCCCTCCTCAGTGTATCGTGCCCAGCCTAGTGGTGCTGGTTCTGGGGAGAGGGGTCTGTGTCTGACAAGGACCCCCGATCCCACCACACCCCTCTGCCgccccctccaccacctcccctcccccctgCCTCTGTGATAG GCGGCTGTAGCAGAGACGCTCAGCGCCCTTGACTTTGGCCAGGagagcccagtcagagaggagacatggaccaAGCCCAAACGCCggcccaccaccccacctcccccttctcagcatccctccacccctccctcttctccacccCACTCCTCCATCGCTTCCTCCTCCACttcaccctcctccacctccctcccacaccatctcccctcctccacttccctctccccaccccaccAGCGAGACTCTTCCTCCCCGGAGCCAGATTCCACCAATGAGAGCCTGCCATTTGTCTACCACAGCAGCAGCTTAGACTCTCGTATTGAAATGCTCCTGAAAGAGCAGAAAGCTAAATTCTCCTTCCTGCCCTCTGATGAagatgagggagaggacagaaaggaagaaaggcagagagagaaggtggcagcagcaggagagggaggagcagcAGGTGAGGGCAGGAGCAATAAGCAGAGGGAGCAGGATGGGGAGAAAGACAGGCggaggagacaaggaggagatggtggaggccatcagaggaggaaaggagagagggatagagacggccgtagagggaggaagcagagaacggggggagaggggaggaagagtcCCACTGTGGTAGCACAAGCtaccccctcctccaccttctctccccGCGTCCCCACCACAGATGACCATACTAGTCTCCATGGAACAGCACCTCTGCGGGAGGAGACAGCCCAACCTGAACCTATTGATCCAAGGACCAGACAAGGGGCACAGACACCCCCCTACAACGGAAAGAGTCGG TCATCCCCTCATTCCTCTGGGGAAGACATGGAGATCTCCGACGAGGATGAAGAACACACCATTACAGCAGTGACCACCCACCACGCCACTCCTTCCTCCGTCTCTTCTCCATCTTCATCCCAGGCCCCCCTGCCCTCCCAGACAgacccctctgcctccccctctgacCCCACACAGCACTTTGGCACGTCCATGCCTGTTCCACCCATCCCCTCTTacccccctcacctccctcccccgGGCTTTTCCCTGcagccccctccacccccctgCATCCCCCCACCGCTGGGCCACATGGAGCTGCACCCTGAGTACCCTCCTCACATGCCCCCACACATGTATGACTATGCCAGCAGTATGGAGCTGATGAACCAGTACAGTGGTGGAGCCCCCATGTCCTTCCAGATGCAGACCCAGATGCTGAGTCGGCTGCACCAGCTGAGGATGTCCTCCTCTAATGGCACCGCTGCCCCTGGCGACGCCCCCCCTTCAGACTACTACCACTCCAtgccccctcccccacacccccaccacccctACATGGACCAAGAAGGGGGTGGCTATGAGCAGGATCAGCACTACATGCCCCCCCACATGCCCTACGCCTACCCTGGCCCCTCTCAGATGCCCCACCACCACGCCATCCCCCCTCCACACACGGGCTGGGCCCCGCATGTCTTACCCGAACACTACGCGTACCACACccctccgccctatgggactatgCCTCCTGTGGGGGGAGAGGCCCAGTACGGGGCGGATGGGGACCCCCAAATGCCCCTGCTAACAGAGAACCCCCACGAGGCCACAGTGCAGCTGGTGCTGGCCACCCTCATCCAGGAGATGAAGAGCATCATGCAGAGGGACCTCAACCGCAAGATGGTGGAGAACATCGCCTTTGGAACCTTTGACGAGTGGTGGGAGCGCAAGGAGACCAAAGCCAAG CCGTTCCAGACCATGGTTCGGGGTGTGGCTGCAGTGAGGGACGAGGACAAGAAGGAGGAGAACAAGGCCAGCAGCAAGCCCCGGGAGCCCCTCATGTCTCTGGTGGACTGGGCCAAGAGTGGAGGAATGGAAGGCTTCTCACTGAGAGGGGCGCTACGACTACCATCATTCAAG GTGAAGAGGAAAGAACCTCTGGAGCTAGCAGAGgtaggagagatgaagagacccAAGACACCGGCAGAGGATGACGACGAAG aCTCGTACCATGACAAGGGTCTAGAGGGAGGAATGGCAGATGGGGAGGGCCACAGGGCTGAGAGGGACAGCAGGCGGAGGAAGAAGAAGACGAGAAGTCGTAAACCTTGGGACCTGGACAGCGAAGGAGAAGAGACTTCTGATGGTTCTTCTTCAGATAag gaggatgaggaggagggaagtGACAAGGGGTCTGAAG ATGAGGCCTTGAGTGCGGACAGTGATGATGAGAGCCTCTCCTCGTCCACAGAGAGTTCTTCCTCCtcaacatcatcatcctcctcttcctctgaagacgaggatgaggaggaaggagagcaggCCGGCAGTGGACTGGACACCATGGATGAGTCTACGATGGACAGCACAGCTCTGGACACAGAGAAGGGGGATGACCG AGAAAAGTCTGCAGCTGCTGTTCCAAAAGCACCGCTCAGCGCCGAGATCAAAGCTG AAATTGCTGCCAGCAAGAAGGATTCATCAACACTCAGCTCAAACGCTCGTCCTCCAGCCCCCCGCCCCTCCTCCCCAATTGTCATTGTGCCTCCTCTCAAGAAGCGAAGGAAGACCGTCTCATTCTCTACCGGGGAGAGCGACTACAAACCCCACCTTCCAACTGTCCCCTTGTCCCCACCTCCctccactgcctctcctctcttgtcccaCATGAAATCTCACCTTCCAGACTCCATTTTCATCGCCTCCATACCTGGAACCACCCCCTCCAAGActctctcactcctcccctttGCCTCCAAACCAGGTGAAGGCaatgccctctctccctcccctgttctcactgttccctcgCCTGTATGCCCCGAAGACTCAAAAAAGAGCCCTGTCCCTCTGGTGTTCCCCCCAATCACCCCCACCAAGTCCCCCAACAAACGGGGGGCCACCCCCAAATCCCCCGCTCCAGTGTGGGTGTGTCGCACCGTGCAGAACCTCCCCCTGGACCACGCTTCCATGGTCAAGGTGGCCTTCGAGGAGGCCCCGCCCCCTGTCATAAAGGCCCGGGGCAGGGGACGCCCCAGGACTGTCAGCCTGTcgacccccacccctcccccctctttccacaccctcagagaggaggaggagggactgcAGAGGCTGAGACTCAGTGAGCAGCTGGGAGCATCCAGCCTGCTACAGCTGGGCTCGGCCCCCACGGCTGATCTGTCTGTCCTGGCTGATGTGGCCCTGAAGCTGGCCCCAGATGCTGGAGACTCAGAGGAGACGGAGACGTCAGATGAGGCAGAGGAgcagaagatggaggaggagatgctCCTCTCTCCCAAAGCCCTCACCCTGGTTATGGACCCACATGGCCTGTCTGCCCTGCAGGAACACAACTATTCCAAAGCCCCCTTCCACCTCATCCCTGCCCAAAAGAGGAGTGTCTCCAAACAGGAGTCTGGGGTGCTCCTCCCTGCAGACTTCAACCATCACGCCATCTCTGGGGTGCTGGAAGCTCCTGAGGAGGTCATAGGGGAACCCCTGCCCTCTAGGGACAGACACCAGGCTGAGTACCTGTCTGGCATGGGGCTTCTGTGTGAGGATGGAGACATGGCCAAGGCCTCTGTGCTGACATCTCTCACCCCATCAGCCAAGAGGAAGGGAATGGCGGTGAGGGGCAGCGAACtggaggagatggggaaagagaagaacaagaagaggaggaggaaagataaGGAAAATCTGGAGTTGCAGCAAACGAAAAAGCAGAAGGAACATCAGACCAAGAAACAGAAGAGGAAACTAGAG GAGGTGGACctggaggaggatgtggacgtGGAGCAGCTGGAGCCAGGTGAGCTGTCTAACACGGAGGACGAGGAAGAGTGGGACGATGTGAGGAAGAGCGAGCGCCTCTTCCTCCAGGAGGCCGGGTTGACTTCGTCGCAGCGTTGGCCCAAGCCCATCCCTGCCCCGGAACCCGTCACGTTTGACCAGCGCAGCGAGTTTGAGCAGATGACCATCCTGTACGACATCTGGAACTCTGGTCTAGACATGGAGGACATGACGCTGCTGAAGACGACCTACGAGAAGCTGCTGCAGGACGACCACAGCACCGACTGGCTCAACGACACACACTGGGTCCACCACACTG TTACCAACATCCCCAACCCGCGGCGTAAGAAGAAGAGTGCAGACGGGCAGCTGCGGGAGCACGTGACAGGCTGTGCCAGGAGCGAGGGCTACTACGCCATCAGCAGGAAGGAGAAGGATGTCTACCTGGATCTGGAACTGCCTGAGCAGGCCCTACTGGAGGCTGCCGACTACGACGCCTCG GGCTCAAACCGTCTGCTGTCAGAGAGACGGTCGGAGCAGCGCCGCCTCCTCAGTGCCATAGGCATCCCTGCAGTCATGGACTCTGACCTGCTCAAACTCAATCAGCTCAAG TTCCGGAAGAAGAAGCTTCGATTTGGCCGCAGTAGGATCCATGAATGGGGCCTGTTCACCATGGAACCCATTGCTGCTGATGAGATGGTCATTGAGTATGTGGGCCAGAATATTAGACAG ATGGTGGCTGACAACAGAGAGAAGCGTTATGCCCAGCAGGGCATTGGGAGCAGCTACCTGTTCAGAGTGGACCACGACACCATCATTGATGCTACCAAGTTAGGCAACCTGGCACGCTTCATCAACCACTGCTGCACT CCTAACTGCTATGCAAAGGTGATCACCATAGAATCCCAGAAGAAGATTGTGATCTACTCCAAGCAGGCCATTGGCATGAATGAAGAGATTACCTATGACTACAAGTTCCCTCTAGAGGAAAATAAGATTCCCTGTCTGTGTGGAACAGAGAACTGCCGTGGGACGCTCAACTAG